In Pseudomonadota bacterium, one genomic interval encodes:
- a CDS encoding FHA domain-containing protein, protein MDQARWFLSRVGSDSARVSIEQMPFMVGRDAGCHLQLQSQRASRMHAQLSPSTVPNCLFLQDHESANGTYVNGVRFVEPVPVGHGDLIRFADEDWTLEVVDSPSATPTVRNLNLSEVADNLSD, encoded by the coding sequence ATGGATCAAGCCCGTTGGTTTCTGAGCCGCGTCGGCAGTGACAGCGCGAGGGTCAGCATCGAACAAATGCCGTTTATGGTCGGCCGCGACGCCGGCTGTCATCTGCAGCTGCAGTCGCAGCGAGCCTCACGCATGCACGCTCAGCTCAGCCCCAGTACCGTTCCCAACTGTCTGTTTCTCCAAGACCACGAAAGCGCCAACGGGACCTACGTCAACGGCGTTCGTTTTGTGGAGCCGGTACCCGTGGGCCACGGCGACCTGATTCGTTTTGCGGACGAGGACTGGACGCTTGAAGTGGTCGACTCGCCTTCAGCGACCCCCACGGTTCGAAACCTCAACTTATCTGAAGTCGCCGACAACCTGTCCGACTAG
- a CDS encoding SPOR domain-containing protein, with the protein MKNVSDRTWLWMLRGVFFVLLLANLGYYAFSTTQTRRGPVALPPLPPGVAELKLIAEREAEMLVTDGDLGGNLSSECFSLGPFTNQSDLRRAAQAMSPYVGASRQRQDQRLVDRGFWVYLPAVATREEAINQARSLSEAGLNDYYVVTGGDRENTVSLGLFREQNNAMRRQRSLQALGFEAEIARRQEEAVVYWFDYRRAGDEAPWKEVLASLNSVGQKPIPCFR; encoded by the coding sequence GTGAAAAACGTCAGCGACCGAACCTGGCTATGGATGTTGCGGGGCGTGTTTTTTGTGCTGCTGCTCGCCAACCTCGGTTACTACGCTTTCAGCACAACCCAAACCCGTCGTGGACCGGTCGCGTTGCCGCCGCTGCCGCCCGGTGTGGCGGAACTCAAGCTTATCGCCGAGCGGGAAGCTGAGATGTTGGTGACCGACGGGGATCTGGGCGGTAATCTCTCCAGCGAGTGTTTTTCGCTGGGACCCTTCACGAATCAGTCCGATCTGCGCCGGGCCGCTCAGGCCATGAGTCCCTACGTGGGCGCCAGCCGGCAGCGCCAGGATCAGCGGCTGGTCGATCGAGGTTTCTGGGTCTATCTGCCCGCCGTGGCAACCCGGGAAGAGGCCATCAATCAAGCGCGCTCGCTATCTGAAGCGGGGCTCAACGACTATTACGTGGTCACGGGCGGCGACCGCGAAAATACAGTCTCGCTGGGTTTGTTTCGGGAACAAAACAACGCGATGCGCCGCCAGCGTTCGCTTCAGGCGCTGGGGTTTGAGGCGGAGATCGCCCGTCGGCAGGAGGAAGCGGTCGTTTACTGGTTCGACTATCGACGAGCCGGGGATGAGGCGCCTTGGAAAGAAGTATTGGCGTCACTCAATAGCGTCGGGCAAAAACCAATACCCTGTTTTCGCTAA
- a CDS encoding type III pantothenate kinase: protein MSGGKDLLIDLGNTRLKWTRAGSEGLEPSRELDCNQPLAPALARAWDPLETPRRIAVVSVGARPVLEALAEWIRSRWPCPLRQAESAATAQVQTPMGEAPRALINSYADPQQMGADRWIAMLGAASVCCRAFAVIDAGTALTVDVVGDDGQHRGGWILPGRALMHQSLSRGTAAVRPDLIDSDAAFGQDTRTCVAGGVSAAVLGALQLLDRQLPPDCQLLVCGGDGGWLSQHLPRARYEADLVLQGLNMWLQSS from the coding sequence ATGAGCGGCGGCAAAGATCTATTGATCGACCTGGGCAACACGCGGCTCAAGTGGACGCGGGCGGGTTCGGAGGGCCTGGAACCGTCGCGCGAGCTTGACTGCAACCAGCCCCTGGCGCCCGCGCTGGCTCGCGCCTGGGACCCGCTGGAGACACCCCGCCGAATCGCCGTCGTCAGCGTCGGTGCCCGGCCGGTTCTGGAGGCCCTCGCCGAGTGGATCCGCAGTCGCTGGCCCTGCCCGCTTCGGCAGGCCGAGTCGGCCGCGACGGCGCAGGTGCAAACCCCTATGGGCGAAGCACCCAGGGCGCTGATCAATTCTTACGCCGACCCGCAGCAGATGGGCGCCGATCGCTGGATTGCCATGCTCGGTGCGGCAAGCGTTTGCTGCCGTGCGTTTGCCGTCATCGACGCAGGCACCGCGCTGACCGTTGATGTGGTCGGTGATGACGGCCAGCATCGGGGTGGCTGGATTCTGCCGGGACGGGCGCTGATGCATCAATCGCTGAGCCGGGGAACCGCGGCGGTGCGCCCGGACCTGATTGATTCAGACGCAGCGTTCGGTCAGGATACGCGCACTTGCGTGGCCGGTGGTGTCAGCGCCGCTGTACTCGGCGCTCTCCAGCTGCTGGATCGGCAGCTTCCCCCCGACTGTCAGCTCCTGGTTTGCGGCGGTGACGGCGGGTGGCTGAGCCAGCACCTCCCGCGCGCGCGGTACGAGGCTGACCTGGTATTGCAGGGACTGAACATGTGGTTGCAAAGCTCGTGA